The proteins below come from a single Salinilacihabitans rarus genomic window:
- a CDS encoding P2 family phage major capsid protein: protein MTQAQRSLDKVTTGDFSAGGLLNRQQFEEFFREVQAQAQILGQVRFEPVDAPKGQIDKIGVGQRLLRSATEATEGSLNTPNTGKVDYDTEKVELPWEVSMETVEDTIEGEGTADTLVELFANQMSADLEDLGGNGDTSASGVTDENFITIVDGWLTYAETDTDTNTYDHQSAAIDKSLFKELKMSLDPRYRRDASNLRWLMSEDQKEEFKDYLTDRSTSAGDAMLMTGQEPTPLGIPIETPVNWPDDTIMLTPLENLVWIVQRDVNMRFTDEGEAVVRRDLYGIYNLLARIDYVIEDTKGVGLAQNVASPTA from the coding sequence ATGACGCAGGCACAGCGATCGCTCGACAAGGTAACGACTGGTGACTTCAGCGCGGGCGGCCTCCTCAACCGCCAGCAGTTCGAAGAGTTCTTCCGCGAGGTGCAGGCGCAGGCGCAGATCCTCGGGCAGGTCCGGTTCGAGCCGGTCGACGCCCCGAAGGGCCAGATCGACAAGATCGGCGTCGGCCAGCGCCTCCTGCGCTCGGCGACCGAGGCCACCGAGGGCAGCCTGAACACGCCAAACACGGGCAAGGTCGACTACGACACCGAGAAGGTCGAACTCCCGTGGGAAGTCTCGATGGAGACCGTCGAAGACACCATCGAGGGTGAAGGTACTGCTGACACGCTGGTCGAGCTCTTTGCGAACCAGATGTCGGCCGATCTCGAGGACCTCGGCGGAAACGGTGACACGAGCGCCAGCGGCGTCACCGACGAGAACTTCATCACCATCGTCGACGGGTGGCTCACCTACGCCGAGACCGACACCGACACGAACACCTACGACCACCAGAGCGCTGCGATCGACAAGAGCCTCTTCAAGGAACTGAAGATGTCGCTCGACCCGCGCTACCGGCGGGATGCGAGCAACCTCCGCTGGCTCATGTCCGAGGACCAGAAGGAGGAGTTCAAGGATTACCTCACCGACCGCTCGACGTCGGCTGGTGACGCGATGCTGATGACCGGCCAGGAGCCGACGCCGCTGGGCATCCCGATCGAGACGCCAGTCAACTGGCCCGACGACACGATCATGCTGACGCCGCTGGAGAACCTCGTCTGGATCGTCCAGCGGGACGTCAACATGCGCTTCACCGACGAGGGCGAGGCGGTCGTCCGCCGCGACCTGTACGGCATCTACAACCTGCTCGCGCGGATCGACTACGTCATCGAGGATACCAAGGGCGTCGGCCTCGCACAGAACGTCGCGTCGCCGACCGCGTAG
- the csa3 gene encoding CRISPR-associated CARF protein Csa3 gives MRTYVSTLGFDETRVTRPVLRNGLEDGDVVRLLRPETEREDDRAMAAVDHVRETLQKITPGVKVAVERIDTSDVPDAVQQCGAIIDDADGSVIVNFGGGAREVFLPLSMAATMYAHRIEQAFQYTDIDQQVAEIELPHLTATIPEHARPTLRALAMADQQLSISELTSKTDHDSSTIARHVAVLEDDGLVTTQNSGRAKYVEVTPTGWLLSEVTRE, from the coding sequence ATGCGGACGTACGTGTCGACGCTGGGGTTTGACGAGACGCGGGTTACGCGACCAGTGTTGCGTAACGGACTTGAGGACGGCGACGTCGTTCGACTGTTGCGGCCCGAAACGGAGCGTGAAGACGATCGTGCAATGGCTGCGGTCGATCATGTGCGAGAGACGCTCCAGAAGATCACGCCGGGCGTGAAGGTTGCAGTTGAGCGCATCGATACGAGCGACGTTCCCGACGCGGTGCAACAGTGTGGTGCGATCATTGACGACGCCGACGGTTCGGTGATCGTCAATTTCGGCGGTGGAGCACGCGAGGTGTTCCTTCCGCTCTCGATGGCTGCCACGATGTATGCTCACCGTATCGAACAGGCGTTCCAGTACACCGATATCGACCAACAGGTGGCGGAGATTGAGCTTCCCCACCTTACCGCAACAATTCCTGAGCATGCACGTCCGACGTTACGGGCGCTCGCGATGGCTGATCAACAGCTATCGATCTCTGAACTCACCAGTAAAACTGATCACGACTCGAGTACGATTGCCCGGCACGTCGCCGTCCTCGAGGACGACGGTCTGGTCACGACTCAAAACAGTGGGCGAGCAAAGTACGTCGAGGTAACACCGACGGGGTGGTTGCTCTCGGAGGTTACTCGAGAATAA
- the cas6 gene encoding CRISPR system precrRNA processing endoribonuclease RAMP protein Cas6 yields the protein MSSQHARPQTALRRVDLTLRAESTFPVPYSDGYSVYGALLDALDSVDADVSQRVHDAPLGSVHSSGLLGPFGNSNRPYHKSVRNGEQYRLSLGIVDPSDVEIFQALVNAVVLEGNSLELSHGLLHVETFESENETHEEILGRASRVDDPTLEMRFQTPTCIEEAGDVTTMFPHRIPVFTSLLGKWNRTAPEELELDLSQEEIAGNVLEKPDPDRYDTHSVLVSRGETDDRETRSIMKQGFTGLCEYEFKDASEAVENAVTTLALFGKYSGVGSAVARGCGDVEVTISDD from the coding sequence GTGTCATCGCAGCACGCCCGACCGCAAACAGCACTCCGGCGCGTCGACTTGACGCTTCGAGCCGAGTCGACGTTTCCAGTGCCATACTCCGACGGCTACTCGGTGTATGGTGCCTTGCTCGATGCCCTCGATTCGGTTGACGCCGACGTGAGCCAGCGCGTCCACGACGCGCCTCTGGGGAGTGTCCACAGCAGTGGGCTACTCGGTCCATTCGGGAACAGCAACCGTCCCTATCACAAGTCTGTCCGGAACGGTGAGCAATACCGGCTCTCGCTCGGCATCGTCGACCCGTCGGATGTCGAAATCTTCCAGGCGCTTGTCAACGCCGTCGTCCTCGAGGGTAACTCGCTCGAACTTTCCCACGGGTTGCTCCACGTCGAGACCTTCGAAAGCGAGAACGAGACCCACGAGGAGATCCTTGGACGTGCATCACGCGTGGACGATCCGACGCTCGAAATGCGGTTCCAGACGCCGACCTGCATCGAGGAAGCCGGCGACGTGACGACGATGTTCCCGCATCGGATTCCAGTGTTTACCTCGCTACTCGGAAAGTGGAACCGGACCGCACCCGAGGAACTCGAGTTGGATCTCTCACAGGAGGAGATTGCCGGAAACGTGCTTGAGAAACCCGATCCTGATCGCTACGACACCCACTCGGTACTGGTGAGTCGCGGTGAAACCGACGATAGGGAGACCCGAAGCATCATGAAGCAAGGGTTCACCGGCCTGTGTGAGTACGAGTTCAAGGACGCGAGTGAGGCGGTAGAGAACGCCGTAACGACGCTTGCGCTGTTCGGGAAGTACTCAGGTGTTGGAAGTGCCGTCGCGCGAGGGTGTGGAGACGTGGAGGTGACTATCTCCGATGACTGA
- the cas10d gene encoding type I-D CRISPR-associated protein Cas10d/Csc3 encodes MTDDRSDEDVLDSILGNLRPQSGGGTEVERSVEETVLEDFRTSVDPRIVDTGWGFEAAKSVELGKTDQSLLNHVRNGVFVLAQLNEAARSLGGYTLDEADLRATIALFTIHDIHKLNSERDVDPESRFDISAKEVQQYVEAFGLDDFAPELTTKDFRSCAIDHHDDWTANYDQTTRRFDDLRPFVRVADAFASCDTPEAATTKSVQTAINRAYLKSEFELRCHVIDDVKGVLTNLLNAAVSERLGAFDYQPVAIYQDGCVYLAPEDVNRPEVDQTLVDEILEQLQENTQKSHSAFASASELRSNLSTRYAKDFYGINDQDFFYAGAETVLAAVAQKSVSDANPDEEPTENMVETMESLEEYIPLNIERTRRPVGIARFVYTVRRAFVDPLIEDNADSQLKETCKILSISDEVLEGLLKASEEDDNDKSDFSLTAGGRWDYAYGIGQALLNEDLTDPVKLKERANSGLSRRAENWAEIVEDFHAGNLREELAAYLSDVVSIDGCPIAVGSETLSDPFEEYHNTRRGKTCVLCNRGTTSTRKADIETPKSLTTLKAGYSNHVPVDAGKPDNLLTCIPCQIELSLRETGASQREEGRLFVHLIPDYFYTPLSWRSYSDVMSEFTGESQIELGRLAEAILWLTDDPEAANVEGFENALFDEESGRPMVETLDQGFNPGTQYGARTLGYYKPQDNEAEFQFFGVYVALAVAAYAGLRVYVSESPIPDIRGRDFQTYARVGAGFTQVHDFYSTEIPLSRVESRLRAASALVKLGYGAMDSNNKKRNDALFAKFLRVTRNQLLPGSHLLKRIAQADDGSDARYLLEEARVLDQETGIDSTTNTTKIHDK; translated from the coding sequence ATGACTGACGACCGCTCGGACGAGGACGTCCTCGATTCAATCCTCGGAAATCTCCGTCCACAGTCGGGCGGCGGGACCGAAGTCGAGCGATCGGTGGAGGAGACGGTGCTGGAAGACTTCCGGACATCCGTCGATCCTAGAATCGTCGACACTGGGTGGGGATTCGAGGCTGCGAAGAGTGTTGAGTTGGGGAAAACGGACCAGTCATTACTCAACCATGTCAGGAACGGTGTATTCGTACTCGCACAGTTGAATGAGGCCGCCCGATCGCTCGGCGGATACACACTTGACGAAGCAGATCTGCGAGCTACGATCGCATTGTTCACGATCCACGATATCCACAAGCTCAATTCCGAGCGTGACGTGGACCCCGAATCCCGGTTCGACATTTCGGCTAAGGAAGTGCAACAGTACGTCGAAGCGTTTGGACTCGACGACTTTGCGCCGGAATTGACTACCAAGGATTTCCGATCATGTGCGATCGACCACCATGACGACTGGACGGCCAACTACGACCAGACGACGCGCCGGTTCGACGATCTGCGTCCGTTCGTACGAGTTGCGGACGCATTTGCATCGTGTGACACACCCGAAGCAGCAACGACTAAATCTGTCCAGACAGCGATCAACCGCGCCTATCTCAAATCGGAATTTGAACTCCGCTGCCACGTCATCGATGACGTGAAAGGGGTCTTGACGAATCTCCTGAACGCGGCGGTCTCCGAACGCTTGGGCGCGTTCGACTATCAGCCGGTGGCGATCTATCAGGACGGATGCGTCTACCTCGCGCCAGAAGATGTGAATCGGCCAGAGGTAGATCAAACACTGGTCGATGAAATTTTAGAGCAACTTCAAGAAAATACACAGAAATCACATTCCGCATTCGCGTCTGCAAGCGAACTTAGGTCGAATCTGTCTACCCGATATGCGAAGGATTTCTACGGGATCAATGATCAAGATTTCTTCTACGCTGGTGCAGAAACCGTGCTTGCTGCGGTAGCTCAAAAATCTGTTTCGGACGCAAATCCAGATGAAGAGCCCACCGAAAACATGGTAGAGACGATGGAGAGTCTTGAGGAATATATCCCACTAAATATTGAACGCACGCGTAGGCCAGTCGGAATAGCAAGATTCGTATATACCGTACGGCGTGCGTTCGTCGATCCACTGATTGAAGATAATGCAGATTCTCAACTGAAAGAAACATGTAAGATATTATCCATCTCTGATGAAGTTCTTGAGGGGTTGCTGAAAGCATCTGAAGAGGATGATAATGATAAGTCAGACTTCTCTTTGACTGCCGGAGGAAGATGGGACTATGCTTACGGAATTGGACAAGCTCTGCTCAACGAAGATTTGACCGATCCAGTTAAATTGAAAGAACGAGCCAATTCAGGTCTCAGTCGGCGTGCTGAAAATTGGGCCGAGATCGTCGAAGACTTCCATGCCGGAAATCTACGCGAAGAACTCGCAGCGTACCTATCTGACGTGGTATCTATCGATGGATGTCCAATCGCTGTAGGCAGCGAGACCCTCAGTGACCCATTCGAGGAATATCATAATACCCGGCGGGGGAAAACGTGTGTGCTTTGCAACCGTGGTACAACGAGTACGCGAAAGGCCGATATCGAGACCCCTAAGTCACTAACAACACTCAAAGCGGGGTATTCCAATCATGTGCCAGTGGATGCCGGCAAACCCGACAATCTGCTCACTTGTATTCCATGTCAGATAGAACTCTCGTTACGGGAAACCGGTGCATCTCAAAGAGAAGAGGGTCGACTCTTTGTTCACCTGATCCCTGATTACTTCTACACACCGCTATCGTGGCGTAGCTACAGCGACGTCATGAGCGAATTTACTGGGGAGAGCCAAATCGAACTCGGACGGCTGGCGGAAGCAATACTGTGGCTGACGGACGACCCTGAGGCGGCGAACGTTGAGGGATTCGAGAACGCGCTCTTCGATGAGGAAAGCGGTCGTCCGATGGTTGAAACGCTCGATCAGGGATTTAATCCGGGAACGCAGTACGGTGCTCGCACTCTCGGGTACTACAAACCGCAAGACAACGAGGCGGAATTCCAGTTCTTCGGTGTGTATGTTGCCCTTGCTGTCGCAGCATACGCCGGTCTTCGAGTATATGTCTCGGAGTCTCCGATCCCCGACATCAGGGGTCGAGACTTCCAGACGTACGCTCGCGTTGGGGCCGGGTTTACACAGGTCCATGATTTCTACAGCACAGAAATACCACTGTCGCGAGTTGAATCCCGATTGCGAGCTGCGTCAGCACTTGTCAAATTAGGGTATGGAGCGATGGATAGTAACAATAAAAAGCGAAACGACGCGCTGTTCGCGAAGTTCCTCCGGGTAACGCGGAATCAGCTGCTCCCCGGATCACACCTGCTCAAGCGCATCGCGCAGGCCGATGATGGCAGTGACGCTCGCTATCTGCTGGAGGAAGCACGGGTGCTCGATCAGGAAACTGGTATAGATTCGACAACTAACACCACCAAAATACACGACAAATGA
- a CDS encoding glycine-rich protein: MAEFSKTYDTSGEYTLDLHPNATNIWVQLNGAGGGGGGHDSGGDGGYAEGYLPDSLAAGQTLTIRVGEGGKAESKSSTFNGGAGAGSADGQSARRSASGGGASDIRIGGTTLDDRVAVAGGGGGAGNAAESADTGGGGDGGGLEGNAGGDHFGSTGGGQGGTQTSGGAGEPGADDGVFGAGGAGEDVVYPDYSGAGGGGGWYGGGGGHGATTTGGGGGGSAYIDDLTSATTTTGAGSAGGSVDADGTDGSITIEWDIEVTAPSDLSVDATRDTEVDLSWTEPDPDVDGHEIYRSMSSPVDPATDTLVADLPQGTVSYTDTGINNGTTYHYLIVSYVEIDGSRSTDQSNEASGTTTLPDVDGFVLDGSVQGELLAEEFDAGLNTGQYRIRWKRSVNSTYDAANEATVPFDADPLEYVITNVLDGEKYDVGIRSETADVTGAWHTAAEITALIPASGLQGTSIGQHSVTLGWTVESNFDGSQQIWRRREDGKRDRVYDDPEDGELIATLDTVTESYTDDSDGLYPDREFTYTVRAVTQYVYADTSLTLTTASAGLAQSAAPPRGWHVELDHPSGQTLTPRILDGARLEPRVNDLPRARIPIPRDDAYALQSYEGAPMRVYRDGERQPIDELRDVVIEPGRAELVGVGGTQLERRIQRDVDQEAAHTLADDLITTETSYAAVVDAPAVDEVVDEPLQSASTGTEFAEVFSPKATTPVVFRDGGFENAQTSFLRDTQFYLSGNAGYISDPIYSMGETYTFSASGDGLESTSFSVEYTIPASEVGIAARVSADGSSPAYFRVHVVDDSDGTSLGKATFEDIGYGSSPGWFGDSTQFDDVDYTGWDGGDIPPGEYRLEVECYWDGDLIYFDAASLHDMRYYDSTDFDENGELTDGKALDKPVDYKPVTVESDDAQTVYSVTTGYLDTTWTDTSGAQAIALSNDNGRSWTEVTNATSVSTDFDALGASLRARVTFDGYEPDGVRSQSPRYGYAPQRVESYELSFDGDDTPLVVNASWDTDLLDVLVEIAEQSDSLFEVRYSDANGTEIHWAQAGQRSSTEAPSLANYSVTKRGDRTLRATVLGGGRSETETITADLGTSIELEHTNLISGTETVRDADSGERFEYLQDYTIQNTTGTITFLADGSITDGQEIEISYNYKVSGTYEADAYDGDPRYDRTATISGITTERGCELAAKLIVDTAADPRWEADVEIPASAALDGLLEALDLEGVPGEAMSVYDLTVSPERLSLRLGSRERVRETIEQIRSTVETASERV; this comes from the coding sequence ATGGCGGAGTTCTCCAAAACGTACGATACGTCAGGCGAGTACACGCTCGATCTCCACCCGAACGCGACGAACATCTGGGTTCAACTCAACGGCGCGGGCGGTGGTGGTGGCGGCCATGATAGCGGTGGTGACGGTGGGTACGCCGAAGGATACCTCCCCGACAGCCTCGCCGCCGGTCAAACTCTCACGATCCGAGTCGGCGAGGGGGGTAAAGCGGAATCAAAGAGCAGTACGTTCAACGGTGGCGCTGGCGCTGGCTCTGCGGATGGACAGTCGGCCAGACGAAGTGCTTCAGGCGGCGGGGCGAGTGACATCCGCATCGGCGGAACGACGCTCGACGATCGTGTCGCGGTCGCGGGTGGCGGCGGCGGTGCCGGTAATGCGGCGGAGTCTGCTGATACAGGGGGTGGCGGTGACGGCGGCGGACTTGAGGGCAATGCCGGCGGCGACCATTTCGGCTCCACTGGCGGTGGTCAGGGTGGTACCCAGACTTCGGGCGGCGCTGGAGAGCCCGGCGCGGACGACGGGGTGTTCGGAGCGGGTGGTGCTGGCGAGGACGTGGTGTATCCGGATTACAGCGGCGCTGGCGGTGGCGGCGGCTGGTACGGCGGCGGCGGGGGTCACGGAGCTACGACGACCGGCGGCGGCGGTGGCGGGTCGGCGTACATCGACGACCTCACCAGCGCGACGACGACGACCGGCGCTGGGTCGGCGGGCGGATCGGTGGACGCGGACGGCACGGACGGGAGTATCACGATCGAGTGGGACATCGAGGTCACGGCACCGAGCGACCTCTCCGTCGACGCGACACGCGACACCGAGGTCGACCTCTCGTGGACCGAGCCCGACCCCGACGTCGACGGCCACGAGATCTACCGCTCGATGTCGTCACCCGTCGATCCCGCGACCGATACGCTCGTCGCCGACCTCCCGCAGGGGACCGTCTCCTACACCGACACGGGGATCAACAACGGGACGACGTACCACTATCTCATCGTCTCGTACGTCGAGATCGACGGCAGTCGCTCGACCGACCAGTCAAACGAAGCCAGCGGGACGACGACCCTCCCGGACGTCGACGGCTTCGTCCTCGATGGGAGCGTCCAGGGCGAACTCCTCGCCGAAGAGTTCGACGCCGGGCTCAACACCGGCCAGTACCGCATCCGGTGGAAGCGGTCGGTCAACAGCACGTACGACGCGGCGAACGAGGCGACGGTCCCGTTCGACGCCGATCCACTCGAGTACGTCATCACCAACGTTCTCGACGGGGAGAAGTACGACGTCGGCATCCGCTCGGAGACTGCCGACGTCACCGGCGCATGGCACACGGCCGCCGAGATCACAGCACTCATCCCCGCCTCGGGCCTCCAGGGGACGTCAATCGGGCAGCATTCGGTGACGCTCGGCTGGACGGTCGAATCCAATTTCGACGGCAGCCAACAGATCTGGCGGCGGCGCGAAGACGGCAAGCGCGACCGCGTCTACGACGACCCCGAGGACGGCGAGTTGATCGCGACGCTCGATACGGTGACCGAGAGCTATACCGACGACTCCGACGGGCTCTACCCGGACCGCGAGTTCACCTACACGGTCCGCGCGGTCACCCAGTACGTCTACGCCGATACGAGTCTCACGCTCACCACCGCGTCGGCGGGCCTCGCGCAGTCGGCGGCGCCACCGCGGGGCTGGCACGTCGAACTCGACCATCCCTCGGGCCAGACGCTCACCCCCCGCATCCTCGACGGCGCCCGGCTTGAACCGCGGGTGAACGACCTCCCGCGAGCCCGCATCCCGATCCCGCGCGACGACGCCTACGCGCTCCAGTCGTACGAGGGCGCGCCGATGCGGGTCTACCGGGATGGGGAGCGCCAGCCGATCGACGAACTCCGCGACGTCGTCATCGAGCCCGGGCGGGCCGAACTCGTCGGCGTCGGCGGGACGCAACTCGAACGCCGGATCCAGCGCGACGTCGACCAGGAGGCCGCCCACACGCTCGCCGACGACCTTATCACGACCGAGACGTCATACGCGGCGGTCGTCGACGCCCCCGCCGTCGACGAGGTGGTCGACGAACCGCTCCAGAGTGCCTCGACAGGGACGGAGTTCGCAGAGGTCTTCTCGCCCAAGGCGACGACGCCGGTCGTCTTCCGCGACGGCGGCTTCGAGAACGCGCAGACCAGTTTCCTCCGCGACACCCAGTTCTATCTGTCCGGGAACGCGGGGTACATCTCGGATCCGATCTACTCGATGGGCGAGACGTACACCTTCAGTGCCAGCGGCGACGGGCTCGAATCGACCTCGTTCTCCGTCGAGTACACGATCCCGGCGAGCGAGGTCGGGATCGCGGCGCGCGTCAGCGCCGACGGCTCAAGCCCGGCGTATTTTCGCGTCCACGTCGTCGACGACTCTGACGGTACATCGTTGGGCAAGGCCACGTTCGAAGACATCGGCTACGGCAGCAGCCCCGGCTGGTTCGGTGATTCGACGCAGTTCGACGACGTCGACTACACTGGGTGGGACGGCGGCGACATCCCACCGGGCGAGTACCGACTCGAAGTCGAGTGTTACTGGGATGGCGATCTGATCTACTTCGACGCCGCCTCGCTCCACGATATGCGATACTACGACAGCACTGACTTCGACGAGAACGGGGAACTGACCGACGGCAAGGCACTCGACAAGCCGGTAGACTACAAGCCGGTGACGGTCGAGTCGGACGATGCCCAGACGGTCTACTCGGTCACGACGGGGTATCTCGACACCACGTGGACCGATACGTCGGGCGCGCAGGCGATCGCGCTCTCGAACGACAACGGCCGGTCGTGGACCGAGGTGACGAACGCGACGTCCGTCTCGACGGACTTCGACGCCCTCGGCGCCAGTCTCCGGGCGCGCGTGACGTTCGACGGCTACGAACCGGACGGCGTCCGGAGTCAGTCACCCCGGTATGGCTATGCGCCCCAGCGCGTCGAGAGCTACGAGTTGTCGTTCGACGGCGACGACACGCCGCTGGTCGTCAACGCGAGCTGGGATACCGACCTGCTGGACGTCCTGGTCGAGATCGCCGAGCAGTCCGACTCGCTGTTCGAAGTGCGGTATAGCGACGCCAACGGCACCGAGATCCACTGGGCGCAGGCCGGCCAGCGCTCGAGCACCGAGGCACCCTCGCTCGCAAACTACTCGGTGACGAAACGGGGCGATCGCACCTTACGGGCGACCGTTCTCGGTGGGGGCCGCTCGGAGACCGAGACGATCACCGCCGACCTGGGGACGTCGATCGAACTCGAGCACACGAACCTCATCTCGGGGACTGAGACCGTCCGAGATGCCGACAGCGGCGAGAGGTTCGAATACCTTCAAGACTACACGATCCAGAACACGACCGGGACGATCACGTTCCTCGCCGACGGGAGCATCACCGACGGGCAGGAGATCGAGATTTCGTACAACTACAAGGTCTCCGGCACCTACGAGGCCGACGCCTACGACGGCGACCCGCGCTACGATCGGACGGCCACGATCTCCGGGATCACGACCGAACGCGGCTGCGAACTTGCGGCGAAACTAATCGTCGACACAGCGGCCGACCCCCGCTGGGAGGCAGACGTCGAGATTCCGGCGAGCGCGGCCCTCGACGGCCTCCTGGAGGCGCTCGATCTCGAGGGGGTCCCGGGCGAGGCGATGAGCGTCTACGACCTGACGGTCTCACCGGAACGCCTCTCGCTGCGGCTGGGCTCGCGGGAGCGCGTCCGGGAGACGATCGAGCAGATCCGCTCGACGGTCGAGACGGCGAGCGAGCGGGTCTGA
- a CDS encoding phage tail tube protein yields MTGAGSATVAYALEQTYGGSLVDEDSDGTPEWYQPGVDVTVGDLSVENALERIRQPDDPTPAGSREGNFEGAASVSFTLTDDNFHDLVFADGGTALPSSPMAAPSSTWYFGVDHVDGNEARTPTGAIVVDATINYQQGADVTVELTMLYGDEPDDVTAPSSITQPSDADVFTWHGADLTVDAVDQTLMQTASLSLSGLARFRRGQSRHPFDAVVGAIEPSLSTDATFTENAQLQAAYGGATTPQDTIGKVSGSLSFQNGQGTTISYDLTGLQPTSYGWNDLVNPDEDLSEAVEYHVADVAVV; encoded by the coding sequence ATGACCGGCGCGGGTTCTGCGACCGTGGCGTACGCGCTCGAACAGACCTACGGCGGGTCGCTCGTCGACGAAGACAGCGACGGCACGCCGGAGTGGTACCAGCCGGGCGTCGACGTCACCGTCGGCGACCTCTCGGTCGAGAACGCCCTCGAACGGATCCGCCAGCCGGACGATCCGACGCCGGCTGGCTCTCGCGAGGGCAATTTCGAGGGCGCCGCCTCGGTGTCGTTCACCCTCACGGACGACAACTTCCACGACCTCGTCTTCGCCGACGGCGGCACCGCACTCCCGTCGAGTCCGATGGCGGCGCCCTCGTCGACGTGGTACTTCGGCGTCGATCACGTCGACGGCAACGAGGCGCGAACCCCCACTGGGGCGATCGTCGTCGACGCCACGATCAACTACCAGCAGGGCGCCGACGTCACCGTCGAGCTGACGATGCTCTACGGCGACGAACCGGACGACGTCACCGCGCCGTCGTCGATCACGCAGCCCTCGGACGCCGACGTCTTCACGTGGCACGGCGCCGACCTCACCGTCGACGCCGTCGACCAGACGCTCATGCAGACGGCGTCGCTGTCGCTGTCCGGGCTGGCACGCTTCCGTCGGGGACAGTCCCGGCATCCGTTCGACGCGGTCGTCGGGGCGATCGAGCCGTCGCTCTCGACCGATGCGACGTTCACGGAGAACGCCCAGCTGCAGGCCGCCTACGGTGGCGCGACGACCCCGCAGGACACCATCGGCAAGGTCTCCGGCAGCCTCTCGTTCCAGAACGGCCAGGGCACGACGATCAGCTACGATCTGACGGGCCTGCAGCCGACGTCCTACGGCTGGAACGATCTCGTCAACCCCGACGAGGACCTGTCCGAGGCCGTCGAGTACCACGTCGCCGACGTCGCGGTGGTCTAA
- the cas10d gene encoding type I-D CRISPR-associated protein Cas10d/Csc3 translates to MKETSDTIAELAARSFDVIRPAPGNDKPYAIERVFRESVKAVKEFGPLEISRQDAIDAVAGRVGKVPERSEQVYRVPYEDSDVGGAYNERVERYAEFFVDEVLIGMFDGKPSRLKRRANNLADGFYAATLRLQREQFENDSANTDN, encoded by the coding sequence ATGAAAGAGACAAGCGATACAATTGCAGAACTCGCAGCGCGTTCGTTCGACGTGATACGGCCCGCGCCGGGAAACGACAAACCGTACGCGATCGAACGTGTATTCCGCGAGAGCGTCAAGGCAGTCAAAGAGTTCGGACCGCTTGAAATTTCCCGACAGGACGCGATCGATGCAGTTGCCGGTCGAGTCGGGAAAGTTCCCGAACGAAGTGAACAGGTCTATCGCGTCCCATACGAAGACAGTGATGTCGGTGGCGCTTACAATGAGCGCGTCGAACGATATGCCGAATTCTTCGTCGATGAGGTCCTAATCGGGATGTTCGACGGCAAGCCGTCGCGGTTGAAGCGCCGGGCGAACAATCTCGCAGACGGGTTCTACGCGGCGACGCTCCGGCTGCAGCGCGAACAGTTCGAAAACGACTCCGCAAATACCGACAACTAA